From the Diospyros lotus cultivar Yz01 chromosome 13, ASM1463336v1, whole genome shotgun sequence genome, one window contains:
- the LOC127788105 gene encoding LOB domain-containing protein 29-like: MSRRNIPRPRHRCGACIVLHAQCPPRCFFAPYFSHEEGAIDFSAINRVFGVSNASLLLYRLLARDRSEAAVSLTIEALARLQDPVYGCPAPQPDQNPSWNFDLPIIPEDVHHPSFSEAALPPYPGEASSSQMPPPDDIDELGAVMFGNHRPH, translated from the exons ATGTCAAGGCGCAACATACCAAGACCCCGTCATCGGTGTGGTGCCTGCATAGTCTTACATGCCCAATGCCCTCCACGGTGCTTCTTTGCCCCATACTTCAGCCACGAGGAAGGAGCTATTGACTTTTCTGCCATTAACAGAGTTTTTGGTGTCAGTAATGCTTCCCTCCTTCTGTACCGACTTCTAGCAAGAGACCGGTCTGAGGCAGCTGTTTCACTTACCATTGAGGCTTTAGCTCGGCTCCAAGATCCTGTCTATGgttgt CCTGCTCCTCAACCTGATCAAAACCCGAGTTGGAATTTCGATCTTCCTATCATTCCAGAAGATGTCCATCATCCCAGTTTCTCAGAGGCTGCTCTTCCACCTTACCCTGGTGAAGCCAGCAGTAGCCAGATGCCACCCCCAGATGACATCGATGAGCTGGGAGCTGTTATGTTTGGCAACCATCGTCCTCACTGA